The DNA region GGTAGGAGAGGGTGAGCCCGGTGTCCACGATGTCCTCTACCACGATCACATCCCGGCCGTGGATGGGCAGGCGGAGGTCCTTCAAAAGCTCCACCTCGCCGGAGGAGCGGTAGGCGTTCCCGTAGGAGCTGATGGAGATGAAGTCCAGGGTGAGGGGCAGGGGGATGGCCCTCACCAGGTCGGCCATGAAGATGAAGGCCCCGTTCAGCACGCAGATGAGGTGGGGGGTCTTCCCCTGGTAGTCCTGGGCGATTTGGGCGCCCAGCTCCCTTACCCGCTTCGCCAGGGCTTCGGCTGGGATCTGCACGGGTCCGTTCCCCGCGGTGAACATGGCCCTTATTCTACAGGGGTTTCCCGCAACAGGGATTCCACCTCCTCCTGCGAAAGCTGCCGCCACCTTCCCGGGGGCAGGTGGCCCAGGCGGATGGGGCCCACCTGGAGCCTAATGAGCCTATTTACCGGGTAGCCCACGGCCTTTAGCATCCTGCGCACCTCCCGCTTCCGGCCTTCCGCCAGGGTGAGGAGGGCGCCGCCCGGGGCGGGACGGCAAGCCAGGGCCCGGGCCGGGCCGTCCTCGAGGTCCACTCCCTCTACAAGCCGCTGGCAGATGGCCGGGGGGAGGGTGCCCCGTTCCGTGTAGACCCGGTAGACCTTCTTGACCCCGTAACGGGGGTGGGTGAGGCGGAGGGTCAGGTGGCCGTCGTTGGTGAGGAGGAGGAGCCCTTCCGAGTCCCGGTCCAGCCGGCCTATGGGGTGGAGGCCGGGGATATCGGGCAAGAGGTGGAAGACCGTCTTTTGGGCGTGGGGGTCGTGGCGGGTGGTGGTGTAGCCCCTGGGCTTGTGGAGGGCCAGGACGATCCTTTCCCGGGGGGGTTCCACCGGCTTCCCGTCCACCTCCACCACATCCCCGGGGTTCACCCTTTGCCCCAAGACGGCCACCCTCCCGTTCACCCGCACCCGGCCCTGGCGGATCAGCTCCTCTGCCTTCCTGCGGCTTCCCACGCCCGTGCGGGCCAGGAAGGCTTGCAGGCGCAAGGGTTTCTCCATGGCTAGAACTGGGGTTTCCGCTTTTCCTTAAGCGCCCTTAAGCCCTCTTCCAGCTCTTCCCCCTGGAACCCCAAAAACTCCAGGGCCAAGGACACCTCAAAGTGGGGCACGAAGGTGCGGAACCAGCTGTTCAGGGCGTGCTTGGTGAGGCTTAGGGCCTCCTTGGGGCCTTCGGCCAGGCGCGTGGCCACCTCGAGGGCCTTTTCGTACACCCTCTCGTCCTCCACCGCCAAGGCCACCAGGCCCAGCCGCTCCGCCTCCTCCCCGGTGAGGGGTTCGCCCAGGAGAAGGTGGTACTTGGCCTTGGCCATGCCCACCAGGAGGGGCCACAGGAGGACGGCATGGTCCCCGGCCGCCACCCCCAGCCTGAGGTGTCCGTCCAGAAGCCTGGCCCGCTTGCCCGCCACCACCACGTCGCTGGCCAGGGCCAAGGCCAGCCCCGCTCCCACCGCCACCCCCTCCACCGCGGCCACCACCGGCCTGGGGAAGTCCATGGGCCCGAGCACCAGCTCCCTTGCCTCCCAAAAGACCCGCATCAGGGCCCGGTGGGAGGAGCGCATCTCCTCGATCAGGGCAAAGGAACCCCCCGCGGAGAAGACCCCGCCCTGGCCCCTTAAAAGCACGGCCTTGACCTCCTCGAGTTCCCTCAGCTCCCGAAAGACCCGGGCCAAATCCCGGTGGGCCTCGGGGCCCAGGGCGTTGAGTTTTTCCCCCCCCAAGGCGATCTCCAGCACCCCGGGCCGGGGCCAGGCGAAGGCGAGGCTGGGGTAACGGGCTTCCAGGTCCATGCCTCCATTCTTCCCCCTGCCGGGTGGTGATACAATCCCTTAGGCATGGCCCTCTATGCGGTGGACAAGCCCCTCCACCTCACCTCCCACGATGCGGTGGAGGAGGCGAGGCGCCTTCTCTCTACCCGCCGGGTGGGGCATACCGGAACCCTGGACCCCTTGGCCACAGGCCTCCTCCTTTTGGTTTCCGAGGAGAGCACCAAGCTGGTCCCCTTCCTCTCGGGGGAGGACAAGGAGTACATCGCCTGGGTTTCCTTCGGGGCCACCACCCCCACCTTGGATGCGGAAGGGCCGGTGAGCGAGGAAGCGCCGGTGCGCTTTGACCGCAAGGACTTGGAAAGCGTTCTCCCTTCCTTTTTGAGGCTTAGGGAGCAGGTGCCCCCCCTGTATTCCGCCATCAAGGTGGGGGGGAAAAGGGCCTACGAGGCCGCTCGGGAGGGGAAGCCCTTGGAGCTTGGCCCAAGGCCGGTGAGGTACCTGGAGGTGGAGCTCCTCGCCTTGGATCCCGAGCCCATACCCCATCCCATCGCTCCCTCGGCCAAGGGCTGGCGGCTTGCGGAAAAGGGCGGGCGCAAGGTGGAGCTTCCCAGGCCCTTGGGCCCCTACCCCACGGCGGTGATCCGCCTGGTGGTGGGCCCGGGCACCTATGTGCGGGCCTTTGCCCGGGACCTGGGGGAAAGGCTCAAGACCAAGGCCTTCCTTTCCGGGCTCGTGCGCACCCGCATCGGCAAGGTGGGGCTGGAGCGGGCGGTGAAGCTTTCCGAACTCTCCCCGGAAAAGGCCATCCCCGAAACCGATGTCCTGCCCTTTCCCGTGGTGGAGCTATCCCACACCGAGGCCCGGCGCGTGCTGGAGGGGGTTCCCTTGCCCATCCCCGCCTTGGGGTATGTGGCCTTGGTGGATTCCCGAAGAAGGCTTCTGGCCATCGCTGAGGGTGACGGCTTCAAGCTCAAGATAAGGCGTGTCTTCGTAAAGGAGGCGTAGTATGGTGATCGGCGTACCCAAGGAGATCAAGACCCTGGAGAACCGCGTGGCCATGACCCCGGGTGGGGTGGAGAGCCTGGTCAAAAGGGGACATACCGTTTTGGTGGAGCGGGGTGCGGGTGTGGGTTCCGGCCTATCCGACGCCGAGTACGAGCGGGCGGGGGCCGAGCTGGTGAGCCGGGAAGAGGCCTGGGGGGCGGAGATAGTGGTAAAGGTAAAGGAACCCCTTCCCGATGAGTACCCCTTTTTGCGCCCCGGGCTTATCCTCTTCACCTACTTGCACCTGGCTGCGGATCGTACCCTCACGGAGGCCATGCTGCAAAGCGGGGTCACGGGTATCGCCTATGAAACCGTGCAACTTCCCGATGGTTCCTTGCCCCTCCTGGTTCCCATGAGCGAGGTGGCGGGGCGCATGGCCCCCCAGGTGGGGGCTCAGTTCCTGGAGAAGCCCCATGGGGGCCGGGGGGTTCTTCTGGGCGGGGTTCCCGGGGTAGCCCCGGCCAGCGTGGTCATCCTGGGGGGTGGCACCGTGGGCACCAACGCCGCCAAGATCGCCTTGGGCATGGGAGCCCAGGTGACCATCCTGGATGTGAACCACAGGCGCCTCCAGTACCTGGATGATATCTTCGCGGGCAGGGTGGTCACCCTCACCGCCACCGAGGCCAACATCAAGAAGAGTATCCAGCACGCCGACCTACTCATTGGGGCGGTTTTGGTGCCGGGGGCCAAGGCCCCCAAGCTGGTTACCCGGGATATGCTTCCCCTCATGAAGGAGGGCTCGGTGATCGTGGATGTGGCCGTGGACCAAGGGGGATGCGTGGAAACCATCCGCCCCACCACCCACGCCGAGCCCACTTACGTGGTGGAGGGGGTGGTGCACTATGGGGTGGCCAACATGCCGGGAGCGGTGCCCAGGACCAGCACCTTTGCCCTCACCAACCAGACCCTGCCCTACGTCTTGAAGCTGGCGGAGAAGGGCCTAGAGGCCCTCTTGGAGGATGGTGCCCTTCTCAAGGGCTTGAACACCCACAAGGGGCTCCTCACCCACCCCGGGGTGGCGGAGGCCTTTGGCCTACCCTATACTCCCCCAGAGGAGGCCCTAAGGAGGTAGGATGCAGGGACGGGTAACGGTGACCGAGGGGGCCTTGGCCTCCTTGTTGGCCCTGGCGGCCCATGAGGTGCCGGGGGTGGTGGGGATGGCCCCGGCAGGGCTGAAGGACCAGGTGGTGCGCATTCTGGGGCGGCAGGAGGCCAGCGAGGGCGTGGTGGTGCGCCAGGACCCGGCCAGCCCCGGCAAGTACGCCGTGGACCTCTACGTGGTGGTGGCGGTGGGAACCCGCATCCCCACGGTGGTGGAGTCCCTGGCGGAGCGGGTGGCCTTTGCCGCCAAAAAGCTCGCGGGGGTGGAGCTTTCCCAGGTGCGGGTGCACGTGGTGGGGGTGGGGCGTGGCTAGCCTTAGCCCCGGGGAGGTGGCCGAGGCCTTCCGCTACGCCACCGACTGGTTTTCCGTGTTTGTGGAGGAGATCAACGCCCTCAACGTCTACCCCGTCCCCGACGGGGACACGGGTACCAACATGCACCTCACCCTCCAGTCCGCCCGGCGGGAGCTGGATCTGGCCGACACCTCCAGGATGCCGGAGGTGGCCTGGGCCATCGCCTACGGGAGCCTTTTGGGGGCCCGGGGGAACAGCGGGGTGATCCTTTCCCAGATCCTGAAGGGCTTCAGCGAGGCCCTGCGCAAGAGGGAGCGGCTGGATGCCTCCACCCTGGCCGAGGCCCTGCGCCTGGGGGCGGAAACCGGGTACAAGGCGGTGATGAAGCCGGTGGAGGGCACCATCCTCACCGTGGCCCGGGCGGCTGGGGAGGGAGGCCAGGGGGAGACCCTCGAGGAGACCCTGGAAAATGCCCTTAGGGCTGCCCAAAAGGCCCTGGAGAGGACCCCGGACCTCCTTCCCGTGCTGAAGCAAGCGGGGGTGGTGGACGCCGGGGGTGCGGGGTATGTGCGCTTTTTGGAGGGCATCCGGGGATACCTCCTGGGGCTGCCCCTGCCCGAGCCCCCCAAGGTGGAACGCTACGCCCAGACCGCCTTCGCCACCGAGGAGTTTGGCTACTGCACGGAGTTCCTCATGGAGGGGGTGGAGGTCCCCATTGAGAGGATCCGGGAGGCAGTGGCGCCTTTTGGGGACTCCCTCTTGGTGGTGGGGGCCGAGGGGTATGTGAAGGGGCACATCCACACCGACGACCCCGATGGCCTCCTGGCCACCGTGGCCCGCTTTGGCCGCATGGTGCGCACCAAGGTGGAGGACATGACCGAGCAGCACACGGAGATCCTGGCCATGGTGGGAGCGGGGGAGGAGGCTCCCCCTCCCACGGGCCTGGTGGCGGTGGCCCTGGGGCACGGCCCCACCCGGGCCTTCCGCAGCCTGGGGGCCCGGGTGGTGGCGGGAGGGCAGACGCAAAACCCCAGCGTGGAGGACCTGCTGGCCGCCATCAGGAGCGTGGCGAGCCCCAGGGTGATCCTCCTCCCCAACAACCCCAACGTCTTCCTGGCAGCGGAGAAGGCGGCGGAGCTGGCCAAGGGGCTGGGCAAAGAGGTGCACGTGCTCCAAACCCGCACCCTGGGCCAGGGCCTAGCGGCGGCGGTGCGCTACCTGCCCGAGGGGGAGGTGGAGGAGCTTTTGCCCGAGATGGAGGAGGCCATGAAGGGGGCGGTGACCCTCGAGGTCACCTGGGCCAGCCGGGACGCCGAGGTGGATGGGGTCAAGGTGTTAAAGGATAAGCCCATCGGGCTTTTGGATGGCAGGCTGGTCCTCATGGGGGAAACCCCCGAGGAGGTGCTGGAGGGCCTTATCCGTCTGGCCGGGGAGGGCAAGGATGTCCTCACCCTATTCCTGGGCCCCAACGCTTCCAAGGAAAAGGCTGAGGAGGTGGCCAGGGGGTTCCCGGGGCTTGTGGTGGAGATCCTCCCCGGGGGGCCCGACCTTTACGCCTACCTGGGGGTCCTGGAATAGGCTAAAGGAAACCTAAGCCCCCTCCCCCCTTTCCCAGGCTATACTGAGGGAAAGGGAGGTTTTATGGGGTGGATAACCAGAGGGGTGGTTCTGGGCTTGGCGGTCCTCGCCCTCGGAGCTTGCAATCTCCAGGCTACCCCGCCCGTGAGCGGGGAGTTGCCCGTGGGGGGTTGGGTGATCGCTCCCTTGCCAGAAGCCCAGGAGAGCGGGGGAGAGCTTCGCCCTGGGGTGAGGGTCTATCGCATCCCCCTTGCCCAGGGCGGTGCGGTGAGGGTGAGCGCGGTTTCCGCCGACCTTCAAGGGAGGGCCCGGCTTCGCCTGGTGCTTTTGGACGATAGGGGAGTGGTGCAGGCGGTGAGCGTGGCCCGCCACTATTTCGCCGCCCGGCAGGAGCTTGCCCCCCTTTCCCTCCGACCCCAGATCACCTCTGACCCCGGGTACCGCCTGAACTTCAAGGGGCAGGGGGGCCAGGTCTTTTACCTTCGGGTGGAAAACTACGCCTTAAGCCCGGATCAGGTAACCCTTTACGCCGAGCCCTTTATCCCCAATCCCGCGGGGAACGGGGAGGCCTTCGCCTCTGGGAGCCGGCAGGGGGCCATTGAGTTCGTGGGGGAGTTTGACCGGTACGACGTTTCCACCGCCACAGGCTACCTCCGCTTCACCTATTCCGGCCCCCTGGACCTGGTGGCCCTCCTCTACTTCTCGCCCCAAGACCCGAGCCCCTTGGTCCTGGACCCGGTGGTGAACTGCGCCGACATCTCCCCCACCACCCTGCTGGTGGTGCGGGATAGGGGCCAGGCCCGGGCGGGTTTTGACGAGGAAAATAGCGGCCGTTATCGGCTGGAGATCTCCTCCAACCCCTGCCCCTAGGCTTCTTTGACGGGGCTTAGCTTGGGGTAAAGGGGCTTAAGGAATTTCTAATGCAAAGCACCCTAAAGTTCTCCCTTTCCTGCGGGGTTCCTGAGTTGTTGTAACCATTCCATCTCTGCTAGGGGGCGGCCTGGATGAGGCCCCCCCTTCATGGTTCTCAGAAACCTCCAGGTTTGACCCGCATACTCAGGGGCGCTATGCGGGGTTTGCTGATCGTGCTCCTTTCCGCCCTGGCCGTTGCCGGGGCCTGGGCCCAGACGGGGGGTCGAAAGACCATGGTCCTCGAGGCCACCGCCTACACCTCCAGCGTGCGGGAGACCGACTCCACTCCCTTCATCACCGCCACGGGCATGCGCACCCGCCTGGGGGTCCTGGCGGTGAGCCCGGACCTTCTCAAGGTCCTGCCCTTCGGCACCAAGGTGCGCCTTAAGGACCTGGGTTCCGTGTACGGCCGCGGCCGGGGGCAGTTTGACTACCTTTTCCGGGACCGCATCTTTGTGGTGGCCGACGTGATGCACCCCAGGATGCGGGAAAAGGTGGATGTTTGGCTTCCCGACCGGGCCACGGCCTTGCGCTTTGGCCGCAGGGTGGTAAGCCTCGAGGTGGTGGAGTACCCCAGGCGTTAGAGCCCGTATCCTAAGGGCGTGCGCTTTGCCCTTTTCCTGGCTCTGGCTCACCTCAGGCGAAGGCCCCTGCAGACGGGGCTGGCCCTGCTGGGGGTAGGGGTGGGGGTGGCGGTCCTCCTCACCGCCCTCTCCCTCACCAACGGTTTTGTCAGCGGCCTGGTGCGGGCTACCCTGAAGGCCTACCCCCACCTGGTCCTCTTCAGCCAGAGCGAGGAGCTGCCTCCTTTTCCCGGGCGGGACCATCCCGGGGTGGAGGCCTACGCCCCCTTTGCCGCCACTAAGGCCCTTTTAACCCGCCCGGCGGAGGGCGCCAGGGGCCCGGGGGTGGACTTCGCCACCCTGGTGGGCCTGGGCGAGGGCGGGGAGGCCCTTTACCCGGAGCTGGGCCTAAGGCTGGAGCCCGGGGGTATCTACCTGGGCTCGGCCCTGCAGCAGTCTTTGGGGGCCTTTGTGGGGGATAGGCTTTACGCCATGTCCGCCACCCAGGAGCGGGTGGAGCTTAAGGTTTTGGGGGCTTTTCGTACCGGTAACTATCTCCTGGATTCCGCCTACGCCTTTGTGGACCTAAGGACGGTGGAAAGGCTTTCCGGGATAAGGGCTCAAGGGTACCAGGTGCGCCTCAAGGACCCCTGGCGGGCCAAGGAGCTGGGTGGGGAACTGGCGGGTACCCGCTTCTTCCCCCAGGCCTGGCAGGATACCCAGCGCACCCTTTTGGAGCAGCTTTCCCTGCAGAAGCGGGTTTTGGGCATCCTGATCTTTCTGATCGTGGCGGTGGCCGCCCTTGGGGTGGCCAACCTCCTGGTGCTCAAGGTGGTGGAGAAGACCCCGGAGATCGCCCTTCTTCGGGCCATGGGGGCCTCGAAGCTCACCGTGGGGATGGTCTTCGCCCTGGAAGGGGCCTTCCTGGGCTTTGGTGGGGTTCTTTTGGGAAATATCTTGGGTTATCTCCTTTGCCTCTACCTATCCCTCCGCCCGGTGGACCTTCCCGGGGAGCTTTACTTCCTCACCCACCTGCCCGTGGAGATGCGCCTTTCCGACTTCCTTCAGGTGAGCGGCGCAAGCCTTTTCGCCACCTTCCTCTCCGCCCTTTTGCCCCTCTTCCGCGCCCTAAGGGTCCAGCCCGGGGTGGTGCTGAGGTAGTTGCCAAAAGGAGCCTCCTGCCCTAGACTCTTTAGGGCGGGCCGGTGTAGCTCAGCGGTAGAGCAACCGCCTCGTAAGCGGTAGGTCGCCGGTTCGAATCCGGCCACCGGCTCCAGGCCAAGCCCATCCCTTTAAGCCCCGCCGGCTGGCGGGGTTTTCCTTTGCCGCGCTTGCCAAAATGCCCCTTGCCCTGTACACTAGTCAAGTTGAGGGCCCTCAGGGCCAGCCCCTGGTCCTGAGGGTGCTGCCCTGTGTGGGCGAACGTCGGGGGAAGGGCCTTCCCCCGGGTGGATCTTGAGAACACGGGGGCAAGTCCAAGAAGAAGGGAGTGGTGGCACTGCCGACGATCAACCAGCTGGTCAGAAAGGGCCGCGAGAAGGTCCAGAAGAAGAGCAAGGTTCCGGCCTTGAAGGGGTCGCCTTTCCGCCGGGGAGTGTGCACCGTGGTGCGCACCGTAACCCCCAAGAAGCCCAACTCCGCCTTGCGTAAGGTGGCCAAGGTGCGCCTTACCTCGGGGTACGAGGTAACCGCCTACATCCCTGGCGAGGGGCACAACCTGCAGGAGCACTCCGTGGTCCTCATCCGGGGTGGCCGTGTGAAGGACCTGCCGGGTGTGCGCTACCACATCGTGCGTGGGGTCTACGACACCCAAGGGGTGAAGGACCGCAAGAAGAGCCGCTCCAAGTACGGGACCAAGAAGCCCAAGGAGACCAAGGGCGCGGCTCCGGCCAAGAAGAAGTAGGTGAACTATGGCACGGAGAAGAAGAGCAGAGGTACGCCAACTCCAACCCGACCTGGTCTACGGGGATGTGGTGGTGTCGGCCTTCATCAACAAGATCATGCGGGATGGCAAGAAGAACCTGGCCGCCCGCATCTTCTACGATGCCTGCCGCATCATCCAGGAAAAGACCGGGCAGGAGCCCTTAAAGGTCTTTAAGCAGGCGGTGGAGAACGTGAAGCCCCGGATGGAGGTGCGTTCCCGCCGCGTGGGTGGGGCCAACTACCAGGTGCCCATGGAGGTCTCCCCCAGAAGGCAGCAGTCCTTGGCCCTGCGCTGGCTGGTCCAGGCGGCCAATGCGCGTTCCGAGCGGGGGGCTGCCGTGCGCATCGCCCATGAGCTCATGGACGCAGCCGAGGGCAAGGGCGGAGCGATAAAGAAGAAAGAGGACGTGGAGCGCATGGCCGAGGCCAACCGCGCCTACGCCCACTACCGGTGGTAAGCCATGGCGGTTAAGGTAGAGTACGACCTAAAGAGGCTCCGCAACATCGGCATCGCCGCCCATATCGATGCCGGTAAGACCACCACCACCGAGCGCATCCTCTACTACACCGGCAAG from Thermus neutrinimicus includes:
- a CDS encoding pseudouridine synthase, encoding MEKPLRLQAFLARTGVGSRRKAEELIRQGRVRVNGRVAVLGQRVNPGDVVEVDGKPVEPPRERIVLALHKPRGYTTTRHDPHAQKTVFHLLPDIPGLHPIGRLDRDSEGLLLLTNDGHLTLRLTHPRYGVKKVYRVYTERGTLPPAICQRLVEGVDLEDGPARALACRPAPGGALLTLAEGRKREVRRMLKAVGYPVNRLIRLQVGPIRLGHLPPGRWRQLSQEEVESLLRETPVE
- the ald gene encoding alanine dehydrogenase — protein: MVIGVPKEIKTLENRVAMTPGGVESLVKRGHTVLVERGAGVGSGLSDAEYERAGAELVSREEAWGAEIVVKVKEPLPDEYPFLRPGLILFTYLHLAADRTLTEAMLQSGVTGIAYETVQLPDGSLPLLVPMSEVAGRMAPQVGAQFLEKPHGGRGVLLGGVPGVAPASVVILGGGTVGTNAAKIALGMGAQVTILDVNHRRLQYLDDIFAGRVVTLTATEANIKKSIQHADLLIGAVLVPGAKAPKLVTRDMLPLMKEGSVIVDVAVDQGGCVETIRPTTHAEPTYVVEGVVHYGVANMPGAVPRTSTFALTNQTLPYVLKLAEKGLEALLEDGALLKGLNTHKGLLTHPGVAEAFGLPYTPPEEALRR
- a CDS encoding enoyl-CoA hydratase/isomerase family protein, coding for MDLEARYPSLAFAWPRPGVLEIALGGEKLNALGPEAHRDLARVFRELRELEEVKAVLLRGQGGVFSAGGSFALIEEMRSSHRALMRVFWEARELVLGPMDFPRPVVAAVEGVAVGAGLALALASDVVVAGKRARLLDGHLRLGVAAGDHAVLLWPLLVGMAKAKYHLLLGEPLTGEEAERLGLVALAVEDERVYEKALEVATRLAEGPKEALSLTKHALNSWFRTFVPHFEVSLALEFLGFQGEELEEGLRALKEKRKPQF
- a CDS encoding DAK2 domain-containing protein, giving the protein MASLSPGEVAEAFRYATDWFSVFVEEINALNVYPVPDGDTGTNMHLTLQSARRELDLADTSRMPEVAWAIAYGSLLGARGNSGVILSQILKGFSEALRKRERLDASTLAEALRLGAETGYKAVMKPVEGTILTVARAAGEGGQGETLEETLENALRAAQKALERTPDLLPVLKQAGVVDAGGAGYVRFLEGIRGYLLGLPLPEPPKVERYAQTAFATEEFGYCTEFLMEGVEVPIERIREAVAPFGDSLLVVGAEGYVKGHIHTDDPDGLLATVARFGRMVRTKVEDMTEQHTEILAMVGAGEEAPPPTGLVAVALGHGPTRAFRSLGARVVAGGQTQNPSVEDLLAAIRSVASPRVILLPNNPNVFLAAEKAAELAKGLGKEVHVLQTRTLGQGLAAAVRYLPEGEVEELLPEMEEAMKGAVTLEVTWASRDAEVDGVKVLKDKPIGLLDGRLVLMGETPEEVLEGLIRLAGEGKDVLTLFLGPNASKEKAEEVARGFPGLVVEILPGGPDLYAYLGVLE
- a CDS encoding ABC transporter permease, giving the protein MRFALFLALAHLRRRPLQTGLALLGVGVGVAVLLTALSLTNGFVSGLVRATLKAYPHLVLFSQSEELPPFPGRDHPGVEAYAPFAATKALLTRPAEGARGPGVDFATLVGLGEGGEALYPELGLRLEPGGIYLGSALQQSLGAFVGDRLYAMSATQERVELKVLGAFRTGNYLLDSAYAFVDLRTVERLSGIRAQGYQVRLKDPWRAKELGGELAGTRFFPQAWQDTQRTLLEQLSLQKRVLGILIFLIVAVAALGVANLLVLKVVEKTPEIALLRAMGASKLTVGMVFALEGAFLGFGGVLLGNILGYLLCLYLSLRPVDLPGELYFLTHLPVEMRLSDFLQVSGASLFATFLSALLPLFRALRVQPGVVLR
- the rpsG gene encoding 30S ribosomal protein S7 → MARRRRAEVRQLQPDLVYGDVVVSAFINKIMRDGKKNLAARIFYDACRIIQEKTGQEPLKVFKQAVENVKPRMEVRSRRVGGANYQVPMEVSPRRQQSLALRWLVQAANARSERGAAVRIAHELMDAAEGKGGAIKKKEDVERMAEANRAYAHYRW
- a CDS encoding 3D domain-containing protein, whose translation is MRGLLIVLLSALAVAGAWAQTGGRKTMVLEATAYTSSVRETDSTPFITATGMRTRLGVLAVSPDLLKVLPFGTKVRLKDLGSVYGRGRGQFDYLFRDRIFVVADVMHPRMREKVDVWLPDRATALRFGRRVVSLEVVEYPRR
- the truB gene encoding tRNA pseudouridine(55) synthase TruB, with translation MALYAVDKPLHLTSHDAVEEARRLLSTRRVGHTGTLDPLATGLLLLVSEESTKLVPFLSGEDKEYIAWVSFGATTPTLDAEGPVSEEAPVRFDRKDLESVLPSFLRLREQVPPLYSAIKVGGKRAYEAAREGKPLELGPRPVRYLEVELLALDPEPIPHPIAPSAKGWRLAEKGGRKVELPRPLGPYPTAVIRLVVGPGTYVRAFARDLGERLKTKAFLSGLVRTRIGKVGLERAVKLSELSPEKAIPETDVLPFPVVELSHTEARRVLEGVPLPIPALGYVALVDSRRRLLAIAEGDGFKLKIRRVFVKEA
- a CDS encoding Asp23/Gls24 family envelope stress response protein, which encodes MQGRVTVTEGALASLLALAAHEVPGVVGMAPAGLKDQVVRILGRQEASEGVVVRQDPASPGKYAVDLYVVVAVGTRIPTVVESLAERVAFAAKKLAGVELSQVRVHVVGVGRG
- the rpsL gene encoding 30S ribosomal protein S12: MPTINQLVRKGREKVQKKSKVPALKGSPFRRGVCTVVRTVTPKKPNSALRKVAKVRLTSGYEVTAYIPGEGHNLQEHSVVLIRGGRVKDLPGVRYHIVRGVYDTQGVKDRKKSRSKYGTKKPKETKGAAPAKKK